One window from the genome of Vibrio vulnificus NBRC 15645 = ATCC 27562 encodes:
- a CDS encoding RNA polymerase factor sigma-54, with product MKPSLQLKLGQQLAMTPQLQQAIRLLQLSTLDLQQEIQEALESNPLLEVEEHQEEAQLNGEEKAINEGSDSDDFSVESDIPDSSDVIEKSEISSELEIDTTWDDVYSANSGNTGIALDDDMPVYQGETTETLHDYLQWQLDLTPFSDTDRMIAFAIIDAIDDTGYLTISPEEILESLNSVDIELDEVEAVRKRIQQFDPLGVASQNLQECLLLQLATFPTETPWLAEAKMVLSHHIDALGNRDYKLIVKEAKLKEEDLRETLKLIQQLDPRPGSKINAIEPEYVIPDVSVFKEHGKWSVAINPDSIPKLKVNQQYAQLGKGSSADSQYIRSNLQEAKWLIKSLESRNETLLKVARCIVEHQHDFFEYGEEAMKPMVLNDVATAVEMHESTISRVTTQKFMHTPRGIFELKYFFSSHVSTDSGGECSSTAIRALIKKLVTAENSAKPLSDSKIAALLADQGIQVARRTIAKYRESLGIAPSSQRKRLL from the coding sequence ATGAAACCTTCATTACAACTCAAGCTAGGTCAACAGTTAGCCATGACGCCTCAGCTCCAGCAGGCCATACGTTTGCTGCAGCTGTCCACCTTGGATTTACAACAAGAAATCCAAGAAGCGCTGGAATCAAATCCGTTATTGGAAGTGGAAGAGCATCAAGAAGAAGCGCAACTGAATGGCGAAGAGAAAGCGATCAATGAAGGTTCCGATTCGGATGATTTTTCTGTTGAGAGCGACATTCCTGACAGCTCTGATGTGATTGAAAAATCCGAAATCAGTAGCGAACTGGAAATCGACACCACCTGGGATGACGTTTACAGTGCCAACTCTGGCAATACAGGCATCGCACTCGACGATGACATGCCGGTCTATCAAGGTGAAACGACGGAAACACTGCACGACTACTTACAGTGGCAACTGGATTTAACCCCGTTTAGCGACACTGACCGCATGATCGCCTTTGCCATCATTGATGCCATCGATGACACTGGCTACCTCACTATCAGCCCTGAAGAGATCTTAGAAAGCCTGAACAGCGTCGATATCGAACTCGACGAAGTGGAAGCCGTACGCAAACGCATCCAACAGTTCGATCCCCTGGGTGTCGCGTCGCAAAACCTACAAGAATGCTTACTGCTGCAACTGGCCACATTTCCGACCGAGACCCCTTGGCTAGCCGAAGCAAAAATGGTCCTGAGCCATCACATTGATGCGCTAGGCAATCGCGATTACAAGCTGATCGTCAAAGAAGCGAAGCTCAAAGAAGAAGACCTACGTGAAACGCTCAAACTGATCCAGCAGCTTGATCCAAGGCCTGGCAGTAAGATCAATGCCATCGAGCCCGAGTACGTGATCCCAGATGTCTCCGTATTTAAAGAGCATGGCAAATGGAGTGTCGCGATCAATCCAGACAGCATTCCAAAATTGAAAGTCAATCAACAATATGCGCAACTTGGCAAAGGCAGCAGCGCCGATAGCCAGTACATTCGCAGCAATTTGCAAGAGGCGAAATGGTTAATTAAGAGCCTTGAGAGCAGAAACGAGACGCTGCTCAAAGTTGCACGTTGCATAGTTGAACATCAACATGATTTCTTCGAGTATGGGGAAGAAGCAATGAAACCTATGGTGCTAAATGATGTGGCAACCGCGGTTGAGATGCATGAATCCACCATCTCACGCGTGACAACCCAGAAGTTTATGCACACGCCTAGAGGTATCTTTGAATTGAAATATTTCTTCTCTAGCCATGTTAGTACGGATAGTGGAGGAGAATGTTCATCGACAGCAATTCGCGCACTCATTAAGAAGTTAGTCACTGCCGAAAACAGTGCGAAACCACTGAGTGATAGCAAAATTGCTGCCTTACTGGCAGACCAAGGAATCCAGGTCGCACGGCGAACGATAGCTAAGTACCGCGAGTCCTTAGGCATTGCCCCATCTAGTCAGCGAAAACGCCTACTTTAG
- the rapZ gene encoding RNase adapter RapZ, whose translation MRLIVVSGHSGAGKSVALRVLEDMGYYCVDNLPVNLLESFIQSVSESKQNVAVSIDVRNIPKKLKELTTTLKKLKSSIDLSILFLDADKATLLKRYSETRRVHPLSLSDECHTLDQAIDLEKKMLKPLKEIADILLNSSNQSLHDLSEDVRYRIEGKERNKLIMVFESFGFKFGLPTDADYVFDVRFLPNPHWEPALRPMTGLDAPIKTFLESHDEVLELKRQIQTFIEHWLPLLEKNNRSYLTVAIGCTGGKHRSVYLTQQIGEYFAAMGHTVKIRHTTLEKRNKE comes from the coding sequence ATGCGTCTTATTGTAGTGAGTGGGCACTCCGGTGCAGGGAAAAGTGTCGCGCTACGTGTGTTAGAAGATATGGGTTACTACTGCGTAGATAACCTCCCGGTTAACCTGCTGGAATCTTTCATACAATCAGTTTCGGAAAGCAAACAGAATGTCGCGGTCAGCATTGACGTTCGCAACATTCCGAAGAAACTGAAAGAGCTGACAACGACGCTAAAAAAGCTGAAATCCAGCATTGACCTTTCGATTCTCTTTTTAGATGCGGATAAAGCTACCCTTCTCAAACGCTACAGTGAGACTCGCCGCGTTCACCCTCTTTCTTTAAGTGATGAGTGCCATACCCTAGATCAAGCGATCGACCTTGAGAAAAAAATGCTCAAGCCATTGAAAGAGATCGCCGATATCTTACTCAACAGCAGCAACCAATCACTGCATGATCTCAGTGAAGACGTACGCTACCGAATTGAAGGAAAAGAGCGTAATAAGCTCATCATGGTGTTCGAGTCTTTTGGCTTCAAATTTGGTTTACCAACAGACGCCGACTACGTGTTTGATGTCCGATTTCTGCCCAACCCTCATTGGGAACCCGCGCTACGTCCGATGACGGGGTTGGATGCGCCCATCAAAACCTTTTTAGAAAGCCATGATGAAGTATTAGAACTCAAAAGACAGATTCAAACCTTTATCGAGCACTGGTTGCCTTTGCTGGAAAAAAACAATCGCAGCTATTTAACCGTGGCGATTGGCTGTACGGGAGGCAAACACCGCTCCGTCTACTTAACCCAGCAAATCGGTGAATATTTCGCAGCGATGGGGCACACCGTTAAGATCCGCCATACCACTTTGGAAAAACGCAACAAGGAATAG
- the hpf gene encoding ribosome hibernation promoting factor, whose translation MQINIQGHHVDLTDSMQDYVHTKFDKLERFFDHINSIQVVLKVEKIHQIAEATLHVNQGEIHASSDDENMYAAIDSLVDKLVRQLNKHKEKLHSH comes from the coding sequence ATGCAAATCAATATTCAAGGCCATCATGTTGATCTTACCGATTCAATGCAGGACTATGTTCACACCAAGTTTGACAAACTTGAACGATTTTTTGATCACATCAATAGCATACAAGTTGTACTTAAAGTTGAAAAAATTCACCAGATCGCGGAAGCTACGCTCCACGTCAATCAAGGTGAAATTCACGCCTCCTCTGACGATGAGAACATGTACGCCGCGATTGATTCGCTGGTGGATAAACTGGTTCGCCAGTTGAACAAACACAAAGAAAAACTACACAGTCATTAA
- the ptsN gene encoding PTS IIA-like nitrogen regulatory protein PtsN, whose amino-acid sequence MQLSTILSLDCTKSAVQCSSKKRALEIISNLVAEHTGQDSTELFECMLSREKMGSTGIGNGIAIPHARMTAADKAVAVLLQCEEPIDFDSIDNRPVDLLFALLVPEEQCKEHLKTLSSMAERLSDKQVLKLLRAAQSDQELYDIMTNQ is encoded by the coding sequence ATGCAACTTAGCACAATACTTTCTCTGGACTGCACCAAAAGTGCAGTCCAGTGTTCTAGCAAAAAACGCGCACTAGAAATCATCAGTAACTTGGTCGCAGAGCACACAGGCCAAGATTCCACCGAACTCTTTGAATGCATGCTTAGCCGCGAGAAAATGGGCAGTACTGGTATCGGCAATGGTATTGCGATTCCACACGCGCGCATGACCGCAGCAGACAAAGCTGTCGCCGTTCTTTTGCAATGTGAAGAACCGATCGATTTTGATTCGATTGATAACCGTCCTGTGGATCTCCTTTTTGCTTTATTGGTCCCAGAAGAGCAGTGTAAAGAGCACCTCAAAACGCTTTCGTCGATGGCAGAGCGCCTCAGCGACAAGCAGGTTCTGAAGTTACTGCGCGCAGCGCAAAGCGATCAAGAACTGTACGACATCATGACCAATCAGTAA
- the lptA gene encoding lipopolysaccharide transport periplasmic protein LptA translates to MKPLHLSLFALMLATSNAYALKSDTQQPVYIDSDSQQLDMRSNQVIFDGDVSLKQGSININADKIVVTRDPESNTIKKIEAFGQPATFSQLMDDGKTLSGSAKQLDYSIDNDQLTMKGQAELAQDNNVIKGSSIVYQIALQKLMADSSKNERVTTVLQPSQVNN, encoded by the coding sequence ATGAAACCCTTACACCTTAGTCTTTTTGCTCTTATGCTGGCCACCAGCAACGCCTATGCGTTGAAATCTGACACTCAGCAGCCTGTTTATATTGATTCCGATTCACAGCAATTAGATATGCGTAGTAATCAAGTCATCTTTGATGGCGACGTCTCTCTCAAACAGGGCAGCATCAATATCAATGCCGATAAAATCGTCGTCACACGCGATCCTGAGAGCAATACGATTAAAAAGATCGAAGCCTTTGGCCAGCCAGCGACCTTTTCACAATTGATGGATGATGGCAAAACGCTGAGCGGCAGCGCTAAACAGCTCGATTACAGCATCGATAACGATCAGTTGACCATGAAAGGTCAAGCGGAGCTAGCGCAAGACAACAACGTCATCAAAGGTTCGTCAATTGTCTACCAAATTGCTTTACAAAAACTGATGGCCGACAGCTCTAAAAATGAGCGTGTCACCACCGTTTTACAGCCAAGTCAGGTGAATAACTAA
- the lptB gene encoding LPS export ABC transporter ATP-binding protein, which produces MAVLSAKHLAKSYKKRKVVTDVSLQVESGQIVGLLGPNGAGKTTSFYMIVGLVPRDEGSIKIDDRDISILPMHSRSKLGIGYLPQEASIFRKLSVEDNIMAVLQTRNELTREERQDKLEDLLEEFHIQHIRHSAGMALSGGERRRVEIARALAANPQFILLDEPFAGVDPISVIDIKKIIEHLRDRGLGVLITDHNVRETLDVCEKAYIVSQGRLIAEGTPEQVLNNEQVKQVYLGEQFRL; this is translated from the coding sequence ATGGCGGTATTGAGCGCAAAACACTTAGCGAAAAGCTATAAAAAACGCAAAGTCGTTACAGACGTTAGCTTGCAGGTTGAATCAGGCCAAATCGTGGGATTACTGGGCCCTAACGGCGCAGGCAAAACCACCTCGTTTTACATGATTGTAGGACTGGTGCCTCGCGATGAAGGCTCCATTAAGATTGATGATCGTGACATCAGTATTCTTCCGATGCATAGCCGCTCTAAGTTGGGCATTGGCTATTTGCCACAAGAAGCGTCGATTTTCCGCAAGCTCTCTGTTGAAGACAACATCATGGCGGTTTTGCAAACTCGCAACGAGCTCACGCGCGAAGAACGCCAGGACAAACTGGAAGACTTATTAGAAGAGTTCCACATTCAGCACATTCGTCACAGCGCGGGCATGGCATTATCCGGTGGTGAACGACGCCGAGTGGAAATTGCCCGAGCGTTAGCGGCCAACCCACAGTTCATTTTATTGGATGAACCTTTTGCCGGCGTTGACCCTATTTCGGTCATTGATATCAAAAAAATTATCGAACATCTGCGCGATCGAGGCTTAGGTGTCCTGATTACCGACCACAACGTACGTGAAACCTTAGACGTCTGTGAAAAAGCCTACATCGTTAGCCAAGGTCGTTTGATTGCGGAAGGAACACCTGAACAAGTTCTCAACAATGAACAGGTAAAACAAGTTTATCTCGGCGAACAATTCCGACTATGA